A stretch of DNA from Thunnus thynnus chromosome 16, fThuThy2.1, whole genome shotgun sequence:
GACGCATTTTTAACGTTTTCCGTTACTCCAGCCAACCGTTGAGAAAGACCGTCAACGGTCAAAGACATTAAACTCAACGCAGAAggagatcattttaaaaacattaggAGTTTCTTGTGTTGATATGTGTCTTTTTTGCACGTTTTGAAGCAAAAACCTCGTCGTCTGGAGAGGAGGTTTGCACTTTGTTTAGCTGTCGGATATAATACTCACAGCGTGTGTCCGCAGACGTTCACCATCAGTTTCAGCGACGGGTTCCTGTATTTAGTTGTTTTGCATCTCGGACACCCTTGGTCGTCCATTTCTGCCTCTGCAACACAAACTAATAAGCTTGAGAAAAAGATGTCAACAACTCGCAGATCTCCTGTCACTTTCCAGGCGGCGAACCGCTGCGTTACACAGAATGTGGTCCGACGGGAAGCTCCGCTAATAAGATTAGTTCCTCTTTAATGATGACCTCTACAGCAGCGGCCGGTGGTCACACTGTGGTGCAGCCGCATCCAGGGGTCCCAGGAGAGCCCCGGGAGGTCGAAAAAAGAGCTGAGTAGTTTATTTTTCACTTATTCACactatcactctctctctgtcacacacacacacacacacacacacacacacacacacacacacacacacacacacacacacacacacacacaccatacacacatattacagTAACACAATGGCATACACATACCAATGATTGGATCCTTACTTCACACAATTGGACACTAAGAATAACTGTTTACACACTATTTACTGTTTAAATAGGCTAACTTCTGTTTACACTGTTTACCACTAGTCACTTTGATTTATATCAGTATTGCACTGCATACCTGTTTCCCCACGACTATTTAAGACACCAACATTTAAGTTGATTACCATTATCATTACTCTTGTTATTATACTCCAGTCCTTATAATTACTATgcaaatgctgtttttattttaatcactaATTATGCCCGCTTTTCACTTACTGCtctttacttatttttttcacttataTGCCTTTTTGGTCAGTTATATTACTATTTGACTTATTTCACTTATTATATAAAGCTGAGTTGGCTCTGAGTCTAAGAATTTCATTACTTGTAATGATGTTACATTGTTATCAAGTATATAACAATACACCTTGAGATGGTATTTagagaaaatgtataaaaatgtcagtttttaattattgatgTCACTGTCTCCTCTGTGCAGTACCCAATAGATTACCCCCATTTTCCATGATCTAATGTAAGTATGTAACTAACAACATAATTATgatggtgttcctcagggcCTCTAAGTAGTTTCTGGTTGAGTGTGTAACTGTTTGGGGAAATAAATCACCAACGATAATGTATATATAATCTGattagacagacagaaatgtgtATTAGAATATTATATTGATACAATAGTGACTTTGTGGCAGATTGGATGAATAGTTTTAATTAAATCCAGTATTTCCAAGTGCTACGGCTCTGAAAGCAGGTGCACTTTATTATATCAAAAAAAGCCAAGACCTGTATGTTTTATGGATTTATTGACAATGTATAAATGTCAGACTCCAGAACCACATTAGACTGAAAATTATTATttgcaaaagacaaaaattcCTCAGTTTTCAAGTTAAGTTTTGACAGACTAAACACAATGCTTCAAGACAAAGCCTGGGAACTTTTACATGTCTCGCTGTGGTCTTTAATGGCTTACCAAtgcttatttttaaaaacatcttattATTGCACATCCTATTTATGGAAGACAGATAGATTggctctaaaatgaaatgtgaaaagttaAAATAACACTTCAAAGCTACTCTTTGGAAGACAGAAATATATCGAGAGATGGACTGAAAATGAATTAAGTGTGAAGATGTTTCCCTCAAATACTCCAAGGCCATATCAAACATATCAAAAATGAAGTAATTATGGATTGAGTTTGATCTTATATTGCTTCTTGGGATCatgggttaaggttagggtgaTGTATTGTCTGGGTAGCTTATAACAGACAAATATTGTCAATATTCATCCTATAATGAACTCGAACTATTATAGATCTGCCTTAAAGGCAATTAAATATTTGGCCATTTgaaaaattatcaaaatggaaaaagtgtTTGGAAAATATAAGTTCAAACAGGGAGAGTTGTGCACATTTTGTGACTTATTTTACATTCAGACACAATATTTCAATAGATTTTCCCCTTGGATTTCTATACCTCCACATGGGAATTTAAAGTCTCTAATGCTTTTATGTTTCTGCATATCCACAGCCGAGGCAGCTCCTGACAATACAGACAACAAGGATATCCCGTTCCCACGATCCCAAAAGCACTCACCTTGCACAGGTGAGCTACGGGAATATACTGGAGGTTATATGACTGACAGCTGGAAACCAAACATTCGTGTCTGAATCCCGCTTGCTCCTCCCTTATGGGGCCCTCGGCGGCCAATAGCGTGGCTCTCCTGTAGATAGACCCCAGTGTGTCTCCTTCCAGCCCCAGTCCCCGCAGAGTAAAAGTCACGTTGGAaggaaaaggggagagagataTCTACTTacagctgctgtcagatatCCGATCGCATTCGCATGGCGAGGAGGTAACCTGATCGAGCTGGGAGGAGTGACTTTACCAGGGAAGgcttgaacaaaaaaaaatgtcttcttcttctgccggAGAAGTCACAACAGCTAATGACATCAAGAGGGAAAATGTGAAGGAAGTGGATAAGCGGGAGTGCATCAAGCTTGTGGCGCTGGACGCGGCGGAGTTGTCCATGGAGCGCACGACTCCCAGTACGGACGCGGTGCGCACGGAGCTGTTGGTGAGCGCCGCTTCCTCTCTGGCTTTCTCCCCGGAGCAAGTGGCGTGTGTCTGCGAGGCTTTGCAGCAAGGAGGCAATGTGGACCGGCTGGCCAGGTTCCTGTGGTCCCTACCACAGAGTGACCTGCTACGCGGCAACGAAAGCATCCTAAAAGCCCAAGCCCTCGTTGCTTTCCACCAGGCTCGGTATCAGGAGCTGTACAGTATTTTGGAGAACCACAGTTTCAGCCCGTCCAACCACACCTTTCTGCAAGATCTCTGGTACAAGGCCCGGTACACCGAAGCCGAGAAGGCGCGGGGGAGACCCCTGGGCGCCGTGGACAAGTACCGGATCCGGAGAAAGTACCCTCTCCCCAGGACTATCTGGGACGGCGAGGAGACTGTTTATTGTTTCAAGGAGAGGTCCCGAAACGCGCTGAAGGATCTGTATAATCAGAATAGGTACCCCTCTCCTGCCGAGAAAAGAAATCTCGCCAAGATTACAGGACTCTCCTTGACCCAGGTCAGCAACTGGTTTAAaaacaggagacagagagacagaaacccGTCCGAGGCACAATCAAAAAGGTGAGGCACCAAAACGATGAATCCACAGACTGTTTCAAACACAGAAGTCTTATTAaccaaattattaaaaatatatacttgAGTGCGCTGTGCGTAAAAGGCGCATAAAAATGGGCTAATTTTAACAAAGTATTTGAAAGCTTTTTTCGTGGAAGGACGCTTTTATTACCATTCACACGTCATTGTCAGTGACTGACTATTCTCAGTGTAATTCATAATCTCCCGTCGGACTCGCTTAAATGACCTGATAACACGAATCATTAACTGTTAATAAttaagaaacaacaaaaagtacGCGTAAAAGGGTTTGAGGCAcgcttttaatgttttgaaatatGAAGCGGTTGCCATTCAGATCCGGTTTCAAGTGTGTTGGTGCTAAGAGGCATGGAAACCATAAGCAACAAAATAACATAGTAACTTACACACTCCAATgatttgtcacacacacacacagcagctaaCTTTAACGAGACAATTCAAAAGGTGACTTTTAGTTCCTTCTTCTCATGTATTtataatgtctgtgtgtgtgtgtgtgtgtgtgtgtgtgtgtgtgtgtgtgtgtgtgtgtgtgtgtgtgtggctcgtGCATGCGAGCCCAgcacataaatcatttttatcatcaCTTTTTGTTCTTCTCAGACCAAAAAGGATCCTAGAGCCTCCATCAGCCTCCTGCGTTTCATTTCATAAtcctccacacaaacacactgaatttTGTCTTCTTTCATGTTTGCCTTTCTATGAACAAAGCTGACGCACACCTGGTGGAGGTGACccctctcactgtctctctgtctctgtctctgtctctctctctctctctctctctctctctctcacacacacacacacacacacacacacacacacacacacacacacacgcacgcacacacacacacacacacacatgaaccaTTATAGACAACCTTTAAACAGATACTCAAATTATTCTGAAACCATGTTTTATAAAAGTTTACAACCATTTTCAACAAACTTTGTTGCCACTTGTTGCCACACTTATCTGTTCATATATCTGTTCCTGGAAGAGGGGGGAGgttaaggagttttttttattttcgtTTTGGGAGGTagggtggggggagggaggggggtgcaGCTGTCTGAATCACTCTTTAAAAAGGAGGCTAATAAATGAACTATAACAGCTTCGTTCGTCCATATTGTTCTTAAAACTGtttattcaaaatttaaagataaggatttacattttactttttaaacaggGTGAGAAGGAATGCAAATAACCAGTTTCAGCCATTTGTTTTGTCACGCCACTAGCCCTGGCATTTTGTCACACCAGAATTTATTGCACCAAATGGTTGCACGGGTGTTGACGTTGGTTGGTTGTTGTCAGTGCAGCTCTCCATGAGGTAAGAGGGcttcacattcacaaacacaggCTGCTCTTCAAAGCTGTGGAACAACTCAGCAACCAATGTGACCCTTTCTGCTCTCTCACAGACAAGATATGGgtggagaggaaataaaaaacaacattcaaaattatattttactgtatttattcttTATGATTGTAATAGTGCTTCAGCAtgtgtcttttctctttcccaACCTAacataaatatgataaaagTGCTTTATATCTGTATCAGGAACATACACATTTTCtaattttgttacatttttttattccaaaagcCACTTAATGTCATCTTATAATAATTTCCacaaatgattcatttttttatgttttttgacACAAAATTTCCCTTTTTCCACAGTGAATCTGATGGAAACCACAGCACAGAGGATGAGTCAAGCAAAGGTCAGGAAGAGTTGTCTCCCCGGCCCCTCTCTAACTCCTCAGATGGGGTGATCACCCATGGGACCCTTCCCATTCAAACAGGGCCTCTGGACAGTGGGGTGGTCATCCAGCAGATTGGGGACATCAAGATGCCCCCCGGTTCCAGCAGTGGCGGGCTCTACAATGGCAGTCTAGTAACAAGTAACACCTCCTCCACTGTGTTTCACAATGGTGGCTCGTCTTACCTCCACACACCCGGAAACATCCTCTTCAACGGGCTCAATTTGGGCATCCAGCCCTTGGCCTTCAACCCTCTGAGGCCGTCTGGTGGGGTGCTGCTGGGGGGCTCCGGAGTGGACATGCAGATGCAGTCCGGACAAGAGAAGGGACTGGGCAGTTCTGCTGAGGACTCGGCCCTGCAGTACGCCTCCTACTCCGGCTGTGCGAACGGGGCGGAGGTGAAGCTGGAGGGCGTTCACACCATGGCCGCCCAGAACGGGGGCTCCTCTGTCCTGACGTTCAGCTCCTCGTCAGGTGCGCTCCAGCTGGGCGGCTACAGCCTGGTGCAGGTTCCGAGTGGAGTCTCTGACGGTGATGGCAGCTCATTACTCAACAGCGACGTAGGTCTTCCTCCCCTGCAGCTCTCCTCTTCGTCTTCTTCCTCAACAATAACTCCAGGTGGGTTGaggaaattacattttagtttaacagtttaacatttcatgcttttgtaataactttgttgTAATGTTTACTTGGAACATATATTTAGATATACTGGGTCAGAAAATGAAGCAGCAatgaaatattacaatattttttgCCTCACAATTCACAATgcatttaagtcatttaatcAGTAAGGTAAATACGTTAAATCTGCTGTAATGTAATGCTGTTACATTATTTTATCCATCAAGACCAGGGGaagacaaaaatatagaataatttAAATCCAGATATAatctactgtatttatatataataagatagatagatagatagatagatagatagatagctaGATCTCCCAGCCTGATAGCAGGTCAGTTGTGCCCTTTACCCTCCTTAAATGTTACAGTGCAGTGCTGCACGTCCCTGGTGGTTTGTCAACAGGTCTCTACTACGTTCACCCAATATGTCTGAGCAGCTTTATTCTTGGCTTGTCTGCGTTTGGGCCGTAGCCCAAAGGGCTGATACTACACATAACATAGAGCTGAAGAAACAGGGAAGGgccccacacatacacacatgcagaaaggAGGTGGTCCTTTGAAAACCCCagagatgaataaaaacaagttCTGAAGTCACCATCACTCATCATCATTGCACTCTTGATCTCCAGAGCGCGGGGGCGGGGGGGTATGTTTCAGACAATCAGAGGCCATGAAACGCACTAACAGGGAATAAGCCATTACAGCACTTACTTTGACATAAACCAGAGAATCCACACCGGgatgaataataaagaaaaacagaaattgcAGCTTGCTCTTGAGTTCTGGCAGGCTTTTCTATCAGTTTTCTGAGGCACCACAGTGTCCAGCATTAAGAGTGCAAAGTGTGTTAGACACACAACAGCAACTTTTGGGCCAAGGCCTGCTGTAAATGAAACATATAATATTATAAGAAGTGAGAAGGGGATCCAGCAGTGGGAATGGGAGCTGGTACGTAGATATACTGCTAGTATTGATCTATGATTATGTTACTCCAGGTACCATGTCTCTGAACAATGTAGCAGTGAGCTCCTCCAGCGATGACTCGTTCCAGCAGCAGGACAAGCTGACCATGTCGTCCTTGCACCACAGCACAGTCCTCTACAGCATGAGCAACGTCGGCCAGCCGTCCATCAAGAAGGAGCCTCTGGAGAGAGGCGTCTACTCCTCATACCACCACGGACTCCACCTGGACCCCAGCGGTCAGATCAGCTACACCACCCCCAACTCTGAAGAGATTCCCTCCAGCCAAGGTCCCGTCTCAGCCACAGAGGTCCCCGCCATCACATCGTCCAGCCCCGAGCCTGAGGTCTACACCACCCTCACCGTCAGCACGCCCCTGATGGCCCAAACGGACCCGAGcagccaccaccacctccaGCCCACGGAGTACCTTGGGGGTCACGAGGTCAGGGGGGGCCACCTGATGGGCCCCGGCATGAACAGCGAATACATGAACCTGTCGGAGAGCAAGGTGGACGGCTCGGGCTCAGGAGGAGGCGTGAACGAGATGGTGCGGGCGATGTGCGGGGAGATGGAGGCTGTGGAGGGGAAGGAGCTAGCCAAACTACAGACAGTGCAGATGGATGAGGACATGGCTGACCTTTAACCTCAATCTCCTCGCAGAAGCACTCATGTCCGCCCAAGCAGTAACATGGTGAAACTTTTTacttttgtgtgtgcgtgtgtgtgtgtgtgtgtgtgttttttttttaccattcatttcctttaaatgttaaattatttgCAGATATTGTGTTAATTTGACTTTTACAATGCAC
This window harbors:
- the six4a gene encoding homeobox protein SIX4a, which gives rise to MSSSSAGEVTTANDIKRENVKEVDKRECIKLVALDAAELSMERTTPSTDAVRTELLVSAASSLAFSPEQVACVCEALQQGGNVDRLARFLWSLPQSDLLRGNESILKAQALVAFHQARYQELYSILENHSFSPSNHTFLQDLWYKARYTEAEKARGRPLGAVDKYRIRRKYPLPRTIWDGEETVYCFKERSRNALKDLYNQNRYPSPAEKRNLAKITGLSLTQVSNWFKNRRQRDRNPSEAQSKSESDGNHSTEDESSKGQEELSPRPLSNSSDGVITHGTLPIQTGPLDSGVVIQQIGDIKMPPGSSSGGLYNGSLVTSNTSSTVFHNGGSSYLHTPGNILFNGLNLGIQPLAFNPLRPSGGVLLGGSGVDMQMQSGQEKGLGSSAEDSALQYASYSGCANGAEVKLEGVHTMAAQNGGSSVLTFSSSSGALQLGGYSLVQVPSGVSDGDGSSLLNSDVGLPPLQLSSSSSSSTITPGTMSLNNVAVSSSSDDSFQQQDKLTMSSLHHSTVLYSMSNVGQPSIKKEPLERGVYSSYHHGLHLDPSGQISYTTPNSEEIPSSQGPVSATEVPAITSSSPEPEVYTTLTVSTPLMAQTDPSSHHHLQPTEYLGGHEVRGGHLMGPGMNSEYMNLSESKVDGSGSGGGVNEMVRAMCGEMEAVEGKELAKLQTVQMDEDMADL